The Dehalobacter sp. DCM sequence AGACCTCCATACCCCGGCTTGTCAACAGGTATTCTTTTTTCTTTCGGGATTCCTTATCCTCACTGTATAAGCGGATCCACCCTTTGGTCAGCATGGAGTTAATCGCGCCGTATAAAGTTCCGGGACCTAAAGCGACTCTTCCACCTGTCATCTCATTAATATCTTGGATAATTCCATAGCCATGATTCGGTGTTCGCACTGCCAATAGAATATAAAACAAAGCTTCCGTCAACGGTGTATTATCCAAACCTCTCATCCTCCGATATATCATCTAACGATATATAATATATCACCTTACGATATATCTGTCAATGATATATTATAAACAAAAACAAAAGCCGCCCCAGTCTGGGAAGACCTGAGCAGCTCCATAAAGACAAACTATATTTATGAGGGGAAGATGTGATCCCTTCCAGTATGATGCAGGTATTTTTTTGCCTGGCACGCAGTCATAGACATACCCTTAAATGAAGCGATGCCGCTACGAAATTAACGAAATACGGTGGATAATCTATCGCTTAAAGGTAGATATTAAATATACAGCAACTAAAATACATTCACAAGGGGATAATGTCGATGGATAATAACAAAAATCGAAACAAAGACAGAGAGAAAAGCAACGCGGAATTGAGAAAAATGAAGCCGAAAGATAATGCGGACGTCGGAATCATCAACGGCGAAAAAATCGGTGTCCATGACGGCAAGCATGAAAAAAGCAAATAAACTTTTTTTTATTTCCCAAACAATTCTCTGATTTTCTTCCAAAGCCCAGTTCCAACCATATTATCGGCGATCTTAATAATTTCCTGGACTCTGTTCAGGATATCGCCCTCACCGGCCCAATGCCGGCGGACGACCTCCGGATCCGTATTATTGATGATCGCGTCCAGAACATAAGCAGCTACCGAGATATCATCAACAAATCCTACCGGGCCTAAAAAGACCTCCGGGATTAAATCAATCGGCGAGACAAAGTAAGCGATGGCGATGGCCAGCTTGGCTTTGTCGTCTACGTTAACATCTTTGTCAACGGTCAACTTGCACAGAAGATGAAACAAATCGGGGGCAATCAGGATATACTCCGCATATTGATTCGTTTTGCCCTCTTCACTGGCGAAATAATCCTTGATCTTTTTCCTCAGGGATTGATAAAAATCAACATGGTCGTTCCGAATGGGATCAGTCATGGCAATACCTCTTTTCATCTTTTCATTTTTTTATATGTCGCGAGCACCATGGAGGGTGCAATAAGAACGGTGTACCGTGTACCAGTCATGTATCCTTCCGCTTAAGATTGGCCGTGACAGAATTGCTGTTTCTAATAGTATCAGCCATTCCTAATAAAATATTTTTATTATTCAACTCCGGGTTCTGCAAAACCTCTTCCATCAAATACCTTAGGGTATCGCCTAATCGCTTTCCCGGTTCAAAACCAATCATCCTCAGATCATTGCCATTCACCTTCAAATCCTTCAAGGCTAAAGGTTCTTTCTGGTTCAAAATACGTTCGACTTCTTTTCTCTGCCTGATGATTTTACTAAAGTCGTGAGGCGGCTTGCTTCCTTGGACATCTGCCAGCTGAAGTGCGAATAGATCGTCCAAATTGTCAACGCCGACTCGGGTAATGAACCTTTTTATACTGGCAGTGCGCAGGGTGTCATACCGATACATATGATTATAGACGAGAATTCCAACTTTCTTCACTGTATCATGATCGAACTTTAAGCGCAACAAAATGTCTCTGGCCATGTCCGCGCCCAGTTTATGATGCTCGTAAAAATGACCAATGCCATCTTCACCCAATGAAAATGCTGCCGGTTTCCCGATATCGTGCATTAAAGCCGCCCACCTTAGGGACAACGTATTGGGAACCGCATCCAGAACAAGCATAGTGTGTTCCAATACATCTTTATGATGATGCGGATTATGCTGATCAAAATCTGCCAGGCTGCAGATTTCAGGAAGGAAATAGCGCAATAATCCGGTTTTGTATAAAAGGCTGATTCCCCGGCTTGGGAAATCAGAAATCAATATTTTATTCGTTTCCTCTCGGATTCTTTCCATGCTGATCCATTGAATCCGCTCCCTGTTTCGACAAAGCGAGTCGTAAACCACGCCATCGATAGTGGCGCCAAGCTGGCAGGCAAAACGAATACACCGCAGCATGCGCAGGGCATCTTCTCTGAATCGCTCGTCGGCATTGCCAACGGTGTTGATCACGTTCGCGCGAATCGCTTCCTGCCCACAGAATGGGTCGACGATACCCGTTTTCGGATTATAGGCAATCGCATTCATCGTAAAATCCCGCCTGGCCAGATCCTCAATCAATGAGGATGAATATTTGATCGTGTCCGGCCGCCGGTTGTCCGAGTATTCGCCATCGATTCGATACGTCGTCACTTCAAACGGCTCATGATCCAGCATCACGGTAATCGTCCCATGCTTCAGGCCGGTAGGAATGGTATGGTAATCCTTAAACACAGTGAGCATTTGCTCCGGCAAGGCGTTGGTGGTAATATCCCAATCCTTTGGCATTACCCCCAAGATCAGGTCACGGACGCAGCCACCCACGATAAAGGCTTCGTATCCGCTGAACTCTAATATTTCAATAATTCTTTTAGCTTTTGGATTTATAAGCACACGAAACTCCTATACTTCTGATTAGTCAAATCGCTGGGGGATTCAACGGTAATTCCCCTGACATCAATGTCCGAACCTACGGTGTTCGTCCCATAAGCATAAGATCCGCTTAAGGTCAGTAAGATAACATGCTTACCGAGATGGGGTTCGTTTCGGATAAATTGATATTCAGGTTGCTGCAATAACTCTTTCATGATATTTCTTCCTCTTTAAGGAGAATGTATTACCTTATATGATATCACAAATTAGGGAATAAGCATCTTTCTCCGTCTATGCATCGCTCCAAGACTGCCGGAGCATACTAAGCATTCATTAAAACAAAACATCATGTACTTCTATTTTTTACCGAAACACAGGCCCTTTGTCTTTTTATTTCCTATTTCAGGGATAATTATGAGCATGGTATATTCCCGGGTATTAGTCAACTTGGAAATGTTCCATGAACCTGAAAATTTCCTAATAAGAGCAGGTAATTTTACGTTTTGGTTTGCGCTTGCAACCTGGGGCTACTTTAAATTAAACAGTTATATTGAAACAAAACATCATAAGCATGAATGTCAGAAGGATTAGAAAAGAGGTATACAGGTTTGATGATCTATTCCAGCCTTTATTGACCTTGCCAATACAGATCAGGCTGCCGTTCCACATATTGATTGGAATTAACAGACGTTCCCCGGGCTATCGCGGACACCGCCCAATACATATGATCATCGCTTCGGTATCGATATAATTATGGCTATTTGTGATTTATTTCACTTAATTAACTTCATCCCTTCCTTCAAGGGCAACGTTATCGGAGCCGCGTCCAGAACGAGCAAGATATAATCCAACACATTTTGATGATGACGCCGATACTGCTGATCCAGGCGGAGGTTTTACAAATCGGGAACGTTGGTAAATAAATGGGACAATTGCCCTGGTCTTTTTTATTCAATCGCTTTGAATTACAAGGGATTTTATTTCGTTATTGTATTGGCACGCTATTTGCAATATTAGTCTGTGAAACCCAGCGCTGGAGGTTTCCAACAGTTATCTATCAATAATGAAGAATGATGAAAACATTATCAGAAAGGAAGGTCGAATCAATG is a genomic window containing:
- a CDS encoding PadR family transcriptional regulator, giving the protein MRGLDNTPLTEALFYILLAVRTPNHGYGIIQDINEMTGGRVALGPGTLYGAINSMLTKGWIRLYSEDKESRKKKEYLLTSRGMEVFQNEVQRLQELICNAQKMEQSNLMDVDGR
- a CDS encoding YkvA family protein; the encoded protein is MTDPIRNDHVDFYQSLRKKIKDYFASEEGKTNQYAEYILIAPDLFHLLCKLTVDKDVNVDDKAKLAIAIAYFVSPIDLIPEVFLGPVGFVDDISVAAYVLDAIINNTDPEVVRRHWAGEGDILNRVQEIIKIADNMVGTGLWKKIRELFGK
- a CDS encoding CCA tRNA nucleotidyltransferase encodes the protein MLINPKAKRIIEILEFSGYEAFIVGGCVRDLILGVMPKDWDITTNALPEQMLTVFKDYHTIPTGLKHGTITVMLDHEPFEVTTYRIDGEYSDNRRPDTIKYSSSLIEDLARRDFTMNAIAYNPKTGIVDPFCGQEAIRANVINTVGNADERFREDALRMLRCIRFACQLGATIDGVVYDSLCRNRERIQWISMERIREETNKILISDFPSRGISLLYKTGLLRYFLPEICSLADFDQHNPHHHKDVLEHTMLVLDAVPNTLSLRWAALMHDIGKPAAFSLGEDGIGHFYEHHKLGADMARDILLRLKFDHDTVKKVGILVYNHMYRYDTLRTASIKRFITRVGVDNLDDLFALQLADVQGSKPPHDFSKIIRQRKEVERILNQKEPLALKDLKVNGNDLRMIGFEPGKRLGDTLRYLMEEVLQNPELNNKNILLGMADTIRNSNSVTANLKRKDT
- a CDS encoding DNA polymerase beta superfamily protein, which codes for MKELLQQPEYQFIRNEPHLGKHVILLTLSGSYAYGTNTVGSDIDVRGITVESPSDLTNQKYRSFVCL